The DNA segment ATGCGGAGCATGACCGAGGGCCTGTGGGTCTGCGCCACGGCGGCGCGCAGAAAGACCTGCTGGCGGCGGATGCGGCCGATGTCGCCTTCGGGGTCGTTGCGGAACCGGAGATACTGCTCGGCGTGGGCGCCGTCGAGCACCTGATACCCGGGGGACAGGTTGATGAAGAGGCCCTGCAGCCGATCCGTATAGACCATCCGCTTTTCCACGTTGACGGGCACGCCGCCGATCAGGTCCACGATGTGGCGCATCGCCGGCAGGCTGAACACCACGTAATGCGCGATCGGCACGTTCAGCAGCCGCACCGTCGCGGCCCGCGCGCGGCCGATGCCGCCGGTGGAGTAGGCATGCACGAGTTTGGTATTGCTGATGCCCGGCAGGGTCACGTTGATGTCGCGTGGGACGCCGAGAATGCGCACGCGGTGATGCACGTCGTCCCAGTGGATCACCTCGATCGTATCCGTGCGCAGGCGGTCCTGGGTCAGGCCGACCACGAGAAACCGGGTGTCGCCCCGCGGAATGGCCGCCGGCTGGAGGGGCGAGACCGGGGCCTGCGTCGTCGCCGAGGGCGGAACCCGCGGGGCAAAGAGCACGGCCAGAACCACGATCGACGCCGCAACGCGGGCAGACCACCGCGCGAGAGCCTTCATCGGGGGAGTCTTCACGAGTGTATGGTCACGTTGAGCGACGTCCTGATTGGTTCATCGAGATTCGCCCGCCCGTCGACGATACCCTGCGCCCTCGCCGGAAGGAATTATTCCCATGGGGTCGCCGCCGATGCGGGGGGTAGTGTCAAGAGGTTTGTGTAGTTTGCCATAGCACGGGGCGGCCGGCCTGCCGGAGATTGAACGCCTGGACGACGGCGTAGATGATGCGATCGCAGCTGGCGAGGTTCGTGAAGCAGGTCATGGGGCG comes from the bacterium genome and includes:
- a CDS encoding LCP family protein encodes the protein MKALARWSARVAASIVVLAVLFAPRVPPSATTQAPVSPLQPAAIPRGDTRFLVVGLTQDRLRTDTIEVIHWDDVHHRVRILGVPRDINVTLPGISNTKLVHAYSTGGIGRARAATVRLLNVPIAHYVVFSLPAMRHIVDLIGGVPVNVEKRMVYTDRLQGLFINLSPGYQVLDGAHAEQYLRFRNDPEGDIGRIRRQQVFLRAAVAQTHRPSVMLRMPQIIQTARGDVETDLTASQLLGWLQRVQPIKPEQISTESIDGRPAVLYDTLARQRLDFWVPNQDDLHAKVRWLLTGVLPDPKP